A single genomic interval of Spirosoma linguale DSM 74 harbors:
- a CDS encoding peptidase S16 lon domain protein (PFAM: peptidase S16 lon domain protein~SMART: peptidase S16 lon domain protein~KEGG: aeh:Mlg_0602 peptidase S16, lon domain- containing protein) encodes MEKTLSLFPLNLIVYPGEDLNLHIFEPRYRQLINECLEEERTFGIPAFINNKLPGYGTEMHVTTLHKRYPDGRMDIKSKGLGVFKLVNFENPIPGKLYAGGEVEILSPGDSYSAHASALVERLERLYNLLQIETDYSASSENLSYKVAHKVGLSIEQEYELLTLETEAERQLFLIQHLNNVLPVVSDMERTKQRIRMNGHFKNLDPLNF; translated from the coding sequence ATGGAAAAGACGCTCTCTTTGTTTCCGCTCAACCTGATTGTTTATCCTGGCGAGGATTTGAATCTGCATATTTTTGAACCACGCTACCGTCAGCTCATCAACGAATGCCTGGAAGAAGAGCGGACATTTGGGATTCCGGCTTTCATTAACAACAAGCTCCCCGGCTACGGAACCGAAATGCACGTAACCACGCTGCACAAACGCTATCCCGACGGCCGAATGGACATTAAATCGAAAGGTCTGGGCGTTTTTAAGCTGGTAAACTTCGAGAATCCGATACCGGGAAAACTGTATGCTGGCGGTGAAGTAGAGATACTTTCACCCGGCGACAGCTACAGCGCCCACGCATCGGCCCTGGTCGAACGGCTGGAGCGATTGTATAACCTGCTTCAAATCGAAACAGATTACTCAGCTTCATCGGAGAACCTATCTTATAAGGTAGCGCATAAAGTCGGGCTATCCATCGAGCAGGAATACGAACTGCTGACCCTCGAAACGGAAGCCGAACGCCAGCTTTTCCTGATACAACACCTCAATAACGTACTTCCGGTAGTGTCGGACATGGAGCGCACCAAGCAGCGCATCCGCATGAACGGCCATTTTAAGAACTTGGACCCGTTGAATTTTTAG
- a CDS encoding conserved hypothetical protein (KEGG: dal:Dalk_4949 hypothetical protein): MRNAFLIIDTQFDFCHPQGALFVPGAEQDVERMSALIRNHADQIDHIVVTLDTHQVLDIAHPLFWHDASGNHPAPFTRISGEEVDAGRWIPRFSPEKAIHYIHKLEADGQFAHFIWPEHCLIGSRGAALHDTLLDALKDWSRKRDLDYVAVQKGLYPLSEHFGIFRAQVPDANVPETQLNTALITDLARFDTVYLMGEAKSHCVANSLKQLLDFAPELVSKLVIVTDCMSDVTGLGYLANPIYAEAQSRNVRFLKADAVFN; the protein is encoded by the coding sequence ATGAGAAATGCCTTTCTGATAATTGATACGCAGTTCGATTTCTGCCACCCGCAGGGTGCGCTGTTTGTGCCGGGAGCAGAGCAGGATGTTGAGCGCATGTCGGCGCTGATCCGGAACCACGCCGATCAGATCGACCACATTGTCGTTACGCTTGATACCCATCAGGTACTCGACATTGCGCACCCGCTTTTCTGGCATGATGCGTCGGGCAATCACCCGGCCCCGTTTACCCGTATTTCGGGCGAAGAGGTCGACGCGGGCCGATGGATTCCCCGCTTTTCACCCGAAAAAGCGATCCACTACATTCACAAGCTCGAAGCCGACGGTCAGTTTGCCCACTTTATCTGGCCCGAACATTGTTTGATTGGCTCGCGTGGGGCAGCGTTGCACGATACGTTGCTCGACGCGCTCAAGGATTGGTCGCGTAAGCGGGACCTCGATTACGTAGCGGTACAAAAAGGACTGTATCCGCTGTCGGAACACTTCGGTATTTTTCGGGCGCAGGTGCCGGATGCCAATGTACCCGAAACGCAGCTTAATACCGCGCTCATTACAGATCTGGCTCGTTTCGATACGGTCTATCTGATGGGCGAAGCAAAGTCGCACTGTGTAGCCAACAGCCTGAAGCAGCTGCTGGATTTTGCCCCGGAACTTGTCTCCAAACTCGTTATCGTGACCGACTGCATGTCGGATGTAACAGGTCTTGGCTATCTTGCCAATCCGATTTATGCCGAAGCACAATCGAGAAACGTTCGTTTTCTGAAAGCGGACGCCGTTTTTAACTAA